Below is a genomic region from Castanea sativa cultivar Marrone di Chiusa Pesio chromosome 2, ASM4071231v1.
AAAGTTTGACTCTAGGCAGCCATAATATTTTACACTTATTTTCTTTAATCTCCTTGGTTGTTGTGCACCTTCTGCTACATCTCTTTCAAGTTGTTGACCTACCATATGAAGGGTGGTTCTTCAAGTGTGTCTTTTTTGATATGTTAACCTTTCTGACTACACTTGTACTGCACCGGAATTTGTAATAGTTCCCTTTATATCTCTTCATTGTTAGCTTGTCGGGCTAGATTCTCTAAACATGGTCTTGTATACCACATATTCCCCCCCTCTCCCCCTTGCCTGccccatttttttcttttaattgtggGGAAGGGATGAGGTTAATTTTCAAGAGCGTTGGCATAATGCTCAACTTCATGGAAATGCAGTTTTTGAACAAGTTACCAAGAATGCAGTTCGTGGACTTTGGGCGCGTCGTTCAAAGTTGAATTTAGTTGGTGCTCATATCAATGTTTTTACAGGTGAATGGACACAAAAGGTAACATtctattttacatgattttAATGTGAGCGTCATGTTACAATGATTATCTGTATCAGTATCTAATAcctaaagtttttgtttttcttttgttaggtAAGATAACATTGTGATCTTTTATTGATAAATGATAAATGAAAGTTAAATAAACTTCTTTAATGCTTagtgtctcttttttttttttaaacaattggTTATGGTCTGGATGGAGGGTTGTATTAGGCTAACAGCTAACATAAACATTGTACTCCCATCTTATCAACAACATGCAACAGATAGTAGAATCTGCATGTGCAATTGTGTTGGGCTTAAGGTTAAGAGAATTTGAGGATCTATTGTTTAGAACTTTAGAAAGAAgggttagggttcaaagaaTGACTAGTGTTTTGGTAGGGAAAGGTAAGGGTTTGACTCGGGGTTGCAAAAGGAGGAGAGAAGAAATTGCCAATAAATCTGCCCACAGGTTTTAAACATTAGTTTGAACATTATGTATGAATAGTATGTGAACATTGCATATGAATAGTGACAATTTGCCAGAGAAGAAcaagaaacaagagagaaaagaacACACTACGACTAATGTACGTCAGTACTCTAAACACTCACAATTCCATTAATTGACTCTCtcattattactattatttttgataagtaagaatcaTTTTATTGAGGAGAGGCTAATGTACTAAGAAAACATAGACTAAAGAATTATATACAAAATGTCGACAACTCTAGAAACAATACAATAGAATTGCTAGTTGTAAACCCCAAGTGCAGGACCACTCATATAAGGATCTAGTGTAGGTTGCTAACAATTGGCTTCTCATACTTTCCATATCTACAGAAGTGTGTCGATTCCTCTCCCTCCGTACGGTTCACATCAGACATAATGGAACAATATTCCAAATACCCGACAAGTGGTTACGAACCCAatttctccaaccaaacataagATCAAACCCACTGAATTCCAAAGTAtctaaaaacaaagctccataaaTCAAAAGCAGCAGTGCAATGTTTTATGGTGCTGTCCAGATATAAACTTAGTTGATTTCACTGGATTTGATAATCCCAACCTAATGATACTGGATAGTTGATTTTTTGCTGGAATTAGAGGCTTATGATGAAGAGTTTTAGAACTTATTGTGTACATAATGATGGAAGATGACATTACATTTCCAAAGAGCCTTTTAAGCAACTTACTGGCAGTCTGGCAGGCTGAGTGATTTAATCTTTCCAATTTGTAATTCTATTTACTTGTGCACACATggtttaaaaacataaaagtttaTGTAAATATCTATGTGCTTAGATATGCAGAGATGTGTGATATGTCAGTAGGATCCATAGTAGTTGAAATATTTTTCACTTTCTGTGGACTATTTGAATTAGTTTAAAACATCTCCAGGCAGCCtgtttgctaacttatttttcACATCCATTAAATTCCATGTTCTATGAAAAGAAACATTTCTTTTCGTCCCAATTTAAGTAAACTTATATTTCTTTGCTGCCTTTTCAGGATGCTGGAATAGGAACTAGTATTGACTCCTTCTATGAGTACCTCCTGAAGGTTAGTAAACATAATTTGCAGTGCTGAAACCTCCTTGGGCTCGTTGATATCCATGTAATACTTTGAAATGAGCTTAGTTCTATTAATTGATGCTTGGTGCCTTCTTTATGTCATGAGGCAAACTTGTAGAATATAAATGTGTGTGGTAAAAGCACAAAATAGTGCTTTGGGGCTAGAGGGGAGACTACAGATATAGTTATAGCATATGCTGTCCACAATAGATATCTTTGTTTTACAAGAAACTAATTGGAGTCTTGTGACAAAGTGTTGGTGGGAGGTTCAGGGTAGCATTTAGTAAATTGCTTTTCTTTTGAACAGCAAGCTGATCAAGTAGTgtggtgtgtttttttttgcaGAGTGTTTGTTTTAGTACTGTTGAAAAGGGTGTACAGTGAGTCATGGTGGTTTTCAGGAGTTTAAGGTAGAAGAATCATGTCTATTAGCAGGGAGATAGAAAagcttgtttttattttagtttttatgccTTTGTTTGAGAAAATTGTTTACTGTACTTTCTTCTGCTTTCATTTCaagttcaatttattttcttctactGACAGGAAGAGAAATGAGTTTAAATAACTATGGATGCTTATAGATCATTTCTATCTTCTTTTAACTTGATATTCTTCTCCTGAATATTGCATTtgatttattctatagtcaatAGCATTACTGAAGCATAAACCATGATTTTGTGGAATAAAGTCAGTATTTAACGGGTGCCAACCTTCTTATGCACTAATATCAGCTCAGTATAGAGATGTTGATGCATATGACATGTCTGTAAAAATAGCAAAACACACACATGATGCTAAAGCTTGTTTTAGTGGTGAATTTGGGTTGTTATGTTTCTTTTCAGTTCTTGTTTACCTTTCATGACAACTTTTCAGGCTTATTTATTATTTGGAGACGAGGAGTATTTGTTCATTTTCCAAGAAGCTTATGCGGCTGCTATGCACTATCTTTACAATGATCCTTGGTAAAAACTTGTGGCTATTATGTGCCACTATGTAAATATCCTTGCCtttgttttatcattttttttccatgttcTTATTGGGATTCAGCTGTATTCCAATTggttatttattgatttatgtgTGTACGTATACGTCTGTGCAGGTATGTGGAAGTCAATATGGATTCTGCTGCTATTGTCTGGCCATTGTTTAACAGTTTGCAGGCGTTCTGGCCAGGCCTTCAGGTTTTCAGTTTATTTTCATTCTGTCTTCCGTGTAATATGAAGGTGTCATGAATTATTGAAACTTTTGTGGTTTGGAGTAATTTGTATTAATGATGTTGAAAGGTTTTAGCTGGGGACATTGATCCTGCAATTCAAACGCACAGAGCCTTCTTTAGTGTCTGGAAAAGATATGGTTTCACTCCAGAGGGTTTTAATCTTGCTACTCTCAGTGTTCAGGTACATTAATTATAATTGTCTGAACCCTGAGACAATTGCATTCAAACTTAAGCTACTTGTAGGGTAATTTGCTAGAATTGTTGGTGTCTAAGGATTTGACGTACCCCAATGAATCCCATATGCCATTTTGGTGCATTTAGTACTTTTAAGGATAATGTTTAGACCACTCATCATTATCTATGTATTGTTTATGAAGGGTTTGGCAGGTTAGAATATTTAAGTGCACGGCCTCCCTTACACAAGCCAGCATGAACTTGAATTTGTTTGAGCATCTTGCTTTGTTTTGATTCTgtggaattttaaaaattgcagGGAAATTCATAGAAACCCTTAGGTGAAACGCAGAGTTTACGTTAGACTGTTCAATGGctaccaattgatttttgaacAAGCCCTAGGTAAAATGCAGAGTTTTATCAATAGTTTCCCACTTTTCTTTGCTCTGTTACTACCCTAAATAGCGGAGATGGATGGagcaaaaaaactgaaaactgtttAATAAGTTTGGGACTTCAATTGACAAGATTAAAAACATTAGACCTAATCTGAAATAGATATAAATTCTTGGCCTTTTTATGTAATTCCCccattttttatattctataaATTCCTGGCCTTTTTATGTATATCCCCTGTTTTTTATGTTCTATAAATTCTTGGCCTTTAGTTGATTTCGTTATCAGTAAATGATGTGCTTCTTATATActagatttattatgtatttaAAGCACTAGTATTTATATAACATATTTACATTGGTTTTATCATTACACTACtgttcaaatttctttttttgctacatatttttttttcagcaaGGGCAAAAAAGTTATCCACTGCGTCCAGAGTTAATAGAGAGCACATATTGGCTCTATAAAGCTACCAGAGATCCCAGGTCTGCTATGATCCTCTCAAATTTTCTGGAGCCTTTTAGCCTTCTCACTCAACTCAACTAAACTTTAATTCTATTGGGGTTGTCCCTCTTCAACTACTAGCGTTGGCCACCTGTAatgcaaatttgaaaataaaccattaaaaaaaagtgactaaattttaaGCTAGCTGTCAACCTATGGAAAATGTCCTTCATTCTCCTTTCTTGgagcctttttattttatttttaactttttccttACAATCCCAAGTAGAGGGGTAAACTTTTTCTGTGGTGTCTTCCACCCCCACCCCTCTTCCCCCTTTCTGGTGTGTTCTGTGGTGTTCTTCCCTATGTGGGGTTTGTGCTGAATGATCTGAATATTTTTTGAAAGCTAATGtggaaagaatatttaaatcaaagaaaaattcttttacACCTCAAATTGGTTTCATGAGGATCTCATAAAAAGTAGGATACTACTTTACAAGGATTAGTTGCTGAGATGGGAGGAAGAAGCCAATAGAGCAATCACTAAATTTGGTGTTACCCAAGTTACTCTGAATAAATAGAAAAGTAAATTCCAATGCTTCCACACCATTTTTGTGTAAGAGAAGCTGATCCATGGATTCCCCATTGGATTTATACATGCAGAATTTTTTCAGAGCTACAGTCCATATAAAAAGGAAACTCTAGGTGGAGCTCTCACTTTCCAAATGCTCCTCTGTGGGAAGAGGCAATCAACCCCTATTCTAAACGCCCTATAATAGCTTTTGACTTGGAATTGTCTTATATATCATGAGATATAAATTCGGGCGACATCGCAATATAGATTTTTGGAGACTTGTGCCGcattgcttgatgtggtgtataTTGAGTGAAAGAAATGCTAGATGCTTTGAGGGATGCAAACGGTCCTTGCTAGAGATTAAGACCTTTTTCTTACATACTCTCTTTGCATGGAGTTTGGCTCTGTCACATTGTTCTTGTTTTTCCCTTCCTATTTTACTTGATCATCTTAATTTTTGCCCCCAcagtacatccccaatgtacttGGGTTGgctattttttcttaataaaatttttcgttatctatcaaaaaaaaaaaaaaaaagatatacatTCCAAAACATCGATCTTAGTGTTTCTGGTAACTGTAGCTTAACAACTCCACTCTTGTTgatgtacattttttttcttcgatAGGTTTGATGTGCATATATGCTCTTCCCTTCTTTGCAACTGAAATCATGTTTAAGGTTTTGCTTTGTAGATATCTTGATGTTGGAAGGGACATGGTTGCCAGCTTGCAGTATGGGGCCCGATGCCCTTGTGGATACTGTCATATATCAGATGTAGAGTTTCACAAGCAGGAAGATCACATGGAGAGCTTTTTCCTAGCTGAGACTGTAAGaacaaatttattctttttgcctttttggCACCCTGCTGTCTTAAAAAGATCATAATTGTCAAATGGATCTGGAAACACCTATATGGTGGTCATGAGTGGTTGATGTAGGAATTCAGAgtatttttcaaaagtttcttgTTTGGTAGATCCACTAAGCTTAATTACCTTTGAGGATATGTTCTTTCCATTGACTATGGGGGAAAATGAGATTTGGGGCATAAAGAAAGAACATAAATTGGAAGGTTAAATTTATGAAGCTAGATGCAATACATTTGAATGTAAGGATACTGTTGATCGGACACTTAATGGGTGATTTTGGCCCTGATGGAGGGCCACTTGGATAAGGGCTATGACTCAGCCTGGTTGCATTGTATTGGTGGGTCCTAACCAGGCAACAAATCCATACAACtggaaaaatcaaaatttgagtcCTAATATGGCCTTCCTGTGTCAAAATTAAGTGCTAATTTCTCATCCTTAGATTATTTTGTTTGAACTTGAAGGGTggtccttcattttttttaaaacataccTCATGTGATCAGGGAACAGTCTATTTACTGCACTACCTAAAATTCCATGTCCTAGTGTTTGACTTGTACTCCATGTAAatgcattcatttttatttatttattattattattttttaagtatgtATCTGCGATCTTCCATAATTTCTTTCTATTCTATGATGTGTTATTAATTGTTTGTAACATAATTAGGTTAAATACTTGTGGCTTCTTTTCGATTTGGCCGTTGGTCCAGATAACCTTGTTGAAAATGGGCCATACAAGTAAGTGCTTTGTGCTTTCTAAATAATGATCCTTTAAGGCAGGGAACTTATTCTCATGAAAGTGAGGCacctttattatttttgtttcttccttAAGTTCTGAAAATTTCTCCATAAACAGATATATTTTTAGCACTGAAGGCCACTTATTGCCCGCAACCCCTCAGATATCCCTGTTGCGTGAACATTGTTCATATATTGGGGCTTTTTGTAAAAGTTCTGATTATAATCAGGAATCTCATACGTCAGACGTTGCCGCTGATCCTCATGAAGCTAATGGTAGTGGATCCAATGAAGGTCAAGTTCACTCTAGATTTTCTTCATCCTCCACTTTTTTCGAGTCAACGCTCACATCAGGGTTGGTAAAGGTCAGTTGTTTTCTATAGTTTCACTAATTTTACTAAAGCTTTGAACGGTAATTTGCTCTTGCAACTGGTGGATGAGTGGTAAATATGCTTGTTCTCCTCCCTGAATGCTTGGCTTTGGATTTTACTATAGACTGGCAGTGGAGATGATACCTAGCTCTATGAGGTCAATTGGGGGTATATCCTTATTAGGGGTGCCTTCTGGGGCCAATGGTAATGGGTGCTGCCATCACCTCCTGCCTTTTAGCTtggaagagaggagagaggaggGGGGGAAGGGGGTAGGATAGGGGGTAATTTAGAAACAGCTTAGAGTTTAATGCTTAAATGAGAAAACTACCTAAATAGATAGACAATGTGCTAACTTAATAAATGTACAACTGGTATACAGTGCAATGGAAAATCTTATTAAACAGGATATGTTTATAGTATTTGGTGTCGTATGTGCAAACATGGTGAATGTTGATCACTTGTTGCTGCATTGTCCCATAGCCAGGGAGTAatgggtgtttgtgtttgtaaacTTTTGGAGTGCAATTGGTGATGCTGAAGATGGTggatggagagagagaatgcAGTGGTGTATAGAAATTAGTGTGCATAAGCCACATGCAAAAGCTCCTTTTATTTTACATGTTATTAGGGTGTCATTCTCTACATTAATTATTAAGAAGTTTATCATTCCTGCAGGGATTTTGCCCTGGACTTTCTCATGGACAGAAGTTTGGGATAACATACTTGGAGCCCATTGATACAACTAACCAGTACGACTCTGCAAACAAAAGAGAACCAAATATTTTGCAGAGCCACTCAATGGTGGTGGTCCCAAACCAAGGTTCTGATTACTCAAATTCTAGCAATGACAATGACCATGACAATTTACAGGAAAACCAGTAGGATCTGAGAATGAGCTGCCTCATCCATCTCAAATATGATGAAGGCATTTTGGGGTGTTAATGGAACTCTTGGAAATCAAGGTAATTGGTTGGAGCATGACCTCTGAATCATCTGGATATCAGCCGTCTACATCCTGCTTGCTTTTCTGCCATGAGATGGCATGAACTTTAAAATGGATCTGACATGTTAAAACTTTTTCAGGCTAATTGGATGCCTAGAACAAGTGGGGTTTTCTTTGCGTTGTATGTAAATTATGATCATAGGTCTGAGCTATTCGGAAGTTGTTAATAGAATGAGCATAGAGCTTGAGGATAGAAATACAAGTAGGTCTGTCTGATATGTTGCTGGTTTTCTGCTTCTGGAAGTGAGACTTGATCACTGGAATTTGGTCAGCTTTATGCCCATGTAACTTAGCAAAATGGAGCTGAATTTTGTGTCCTTTTTTCCTTATTGCGGGTATCAAAGATTAATTGTGGTGGAGGGCTCATCAGCCTAGGGGTGGATGGTGCAAATATGGGACGAACACAGTTCAAAAGTTGCTAGAAGGGGGCCAACATTTTAACCGTcgaatttgtttattttaagtCATTGTCACCCATGAAATTATTTGATGATGCCATTCTTCAAGGGGCTCTCGGTGGATGAAGATTGAGAGTTcattgttgtttatttatttatatttttttataaattaaatgaaagaaaaatcttCCTacaaagttttttgtttttcctatgtATCATCTTTTCCTTAGATCATTTAAGTAGCTGTGAATCAATaaacttaatttaattttgggtgagtttggtttagctttttgaaattgtgttttttgaaaagtgaTGATTTAAAAAAGTGCAGTATAAAATTGGGctttgttaaaaagaaaaatatttggcTAACATTTATCAAAATTGCAGCTTGAGgtgtaaattaccaaaaagggaAACATATGGAATAATATGATTGTGATTGGATTTGTGTAATTTACACttgtaaatgatattttcaaGTTTATATGATGTGAAACTTATTTGTTGTGAGCACTTTAAAAATTGATGTGAGCACTTTGAAAACTGATTTGAACCCTAAGGCAAGCCATGATTTAGACTCAGTAttgtcattttttctttttctatttttattttggaatcAGTATTCTACTTGGTCCTTAGCAAGGGATGGTGGTCATACTATAGCTGGTCCTTAGTAAGGGACGGTCTTAGATAATGAATAGTGCACTTTTGGTAactccttagcaagggagtaaACCATCGAGAATCCAAAAATGGATCTTCTTATGGAAAGGGGTTCCAAAAAGTAGCTCTATTTTTGGATCCTCAATAGTATACTCCCTTGTTAAAAAACTACTAGAAGTGCACTGCCTCCTTTCTAGGACTATCCTTGCTGAAGACTAGCttgaaaatatcatttacaaGTGTAAATTACACAAATTCAATCATATTATTCAGAAATATGAAATCTTATCCATACATCCCACAAGGTTTTCATACAATATCCACATCAagtatttataaaatataaaaaaaatatctttgtCATAAGCATAGTTTGATAGTCAAAActatttttaggaaaatttccAAATTAGTAAACGCCACTTTATTTGCTTTGCAAAACTAACAACCAACCACTTTTGCCTCACTGATTATAAGTAGAGTCGAATCCTAGCAGCACCAAAATATAGGTCTATCAATTTACACTAATTTTCCACGGAAGAATGTGTTATAATGCGTTAGTAATATCAATCTGGAGAACACTAACATTTCTTGATATTTCTATTGATTTAATTGCTATCCAGATCACTTTTAGTGTGATCGAATTGTTGTATTTCCTAATTTCAATAACTATCAATCGGAGCACCTAGGAATTTGATGAAAACCGAACATATCATGTTATTTATAATTCTATCTTATCATATTCTTTTCCACCATATAATATACTAGCCAGATACTTAAGCTATACTCTTAGgatgtttataaataaaaccTTTAAAATATCACTTTTGTCAATGGTATAATTTTGGAGCAACCCACAATTGTGCTATTAGCCGTGTACTTCATTCCTTATTTAATAAATCTCTTTGTTGCATAAAAAGAAGACAATAAGTTGCAATATTCTTTGGACTAatcagtttatatatatatgcacataaTAGGAGGCATGATGATTTAATTGCATAATGACCCATCTGAATTATGTAGGTCCAAAGCGATATATAACTCTTTGAAATACAAGAATGACGCATGTATATAGGCATGACCAATCTGAATTTTGGGGTATTACATCTCCATCCCTGTTCCTCTCTAACTCTCTCATTGTCTTCTGTTGCCATTGTGCTCTCCCTCTTGTAGTCTGtttcagataataataataataataataataataataataataatttgttgacGGATTGTAATGAGATAAAGGGAAATCCCTTTATATCTCACAATCTAACACGTTCCTCTCTATAGGAGCAACAGCACAGAGGAGGGTGTGAGATTGTGAGATATAGGGCTAACCACTTGCATGTTTTGTCTTTAGAAGAAATGGTAAAGTTgggtttttaataaattaaaaaaaaaaaaaatctgagggCAATCTAAGGAAAATAGTGTACTTTACAACGGTAACATTtatgttttgataaaatctatttgtTGCGTTTTGCAATTGCAACTTTACATGCAGGAAAACATAGTTTGAGGGGGAGATAATGcaccttcaattttttttaccaaacatACGTTTTCACATTTTAGGTTGGTTGCCGCATGGTTTAGGTCCAAAAAGTTGAACCAAACAGAAACTTTATAAGTATGAAGTAAGGTTGTAAGGGAAATATCTTAACCTAGACACCTAGAAGCTAGAACCCATGCATCTTCAAATATATAAACTTCGGGGACTAAACTATAACGATTGAAAAAACTTATGAAACTAATTGTTATTGGGTcgaatcaaaagggagtttttttttatttatttatttattttaaattcaatatttACAAGGAGGGGGATTTGAACTTTGGATCTCTTAGAAAGACCAAGGGTGCACTAGTTTCCCTACAAGTGAGTGATTTGTTTGTCAAAAAACCATTAAATGAATGAACTTTAATGGCTTCATTATAATAAAACTCTCAAATGAAAACTTTAGGAGCCAAATGTAGCAATTGgaaatttatgtattaaattttgatCGAGCCAAATAACGAGGGAGTAAATTGcaaagaatttaaattaaatttttatttttgataatccAATAATTACTATGGGAAGGGGAGATTTATACCCATGAACACACCATGTAAGAATACTTCATCCAACTGTCTCccccttctctttcttcactcATAGTTGATTCATAGTTTCATACCATTCTTGGCATTATATTAGATTGGCTCCGACTGATATAAAAGAATTCTAGATGAAGCTCTCCTTCACATGGCAGATTAGTCTTTCATATTCAGTTTGAtttgaaataagaaaatgagTTCGAAGAATATATCCGGTTTCTTGAGCTTTGGCTCaagtaagaagaaaaagaacttgAGTAGGAGGAGTTCAAGTTCAGGGAATGCAGGGGATTCAGGAAGCTCtacaataaataattattacaaagattttttttaggtgaaattatatgaaggggataaaaataggagacggataTTCCCATagaacttgaagggacggagagtATGAAGACGAATCGACATCGTAGGTGACGTGACTATGACGGTTCAATtttgctgagtatccgtcatatATGAATTAATTGTAGATTCCAAGTtgcatgtcatttgatatgttttaaatcaacttttgctttatccccacgcaagcgtgcacacttggacttcttgcgacacacgtttgagaagactcctatatggaaaggaacttgagagggaagttgtatcctaaaagaaaggcaattctacccaatataaataccccagaaaccctaaatatgAAGGTATGTACAATTGACCcagctctagcactctagggttgcgaAGAAAtactaacttgaccttcggagggtttttagCCGGCACCACACCAGTGCTCTCTGTTAaggtttctttgttttctctttgcaggtgttgaCTCGAGTTagagagtgcttgcaacttactggtgattttttcagcatcatcagttggcgccgtctatgggaaatAGAAAATCTTTCGATTACTTCAGcctcgctctattcctgagacaaagagttgcatggtactcactcgatcgatggcaacaaacaacaatcaaggcgacgaacctcATGCAACGATTctagagaggcaggtccaaacgcttgcggcggtggttgagcgcctcaccaagcagaatcatgatttggaagaacagttgcgACAAAGGACCGCACACCCAAGTGCACCggaggaagaccaggagggtGCTAGTCCGGAAGGAAGAAACGCAGAAggacctgagggcagcaacgctctAACTAGACCTGAGCGGCAAGAAACCAATCGACCATCCGTCTCAGACACtttgccgactcacatagctgctgaaatgcaggagatgagggaacgtatggatgtgatgatgaacgcccttagaggacaGGTATCTAGtaacctggacgacctagtccacagaacggattcgcctttcacagcgctagtgaattcatgcccccttcctccaaagtttcgcatgcctcatGTGGAGAACTAGGACGGATCTAAAGACCCATTGGATCATTTGGAATCTTTCAGAACattaatgcatcttcagggtgtgccggatgaaatcatgtgcagggctttcctcaccactttgaaagggcctgcgagagATTGGTACAGTAGACTGACACCCAATTCCATCGACACTTTTAAGGAATTGGGCGCACAGTTCATATCACACTTCATCGGAAGTCATCGGCATAAGAGGTCTACTGCGTGTATATTGAGTATTAAGCAAAGAGAAGACGAGACTTTAAGGCCATACATAGCCCgttttaacaaggaagccctctcgatagacgaggcggaTGATAAGATatttgtggcagcattcacgaacgggctgcgacagggtaagttcttgttctctctatgcaaaaATGACCCGAAAACTATGTCTGACGTGCATTATAGGGCGATGAAGTACATGAACGCCGAGGATGCCTTGATGGCCCGAGAGGACTATAagccaagaaaaagggaaagacaggaagatacgaaaccgGACAACGGACGAAAGATGGCAAGAACTAGAGAccgacgagaagaccggagatccaaaccaccttcgggAAGATTTACAagcttca
It encodes:
- the LOC142625657 gene encoding alpha-mannosidase I MNS4, whose translation is MEAPKRCFEILLLLLLLVLANPNAFIHRALAEGVTPEEAKELRDEVRGMFYHAFNGYMEHAFPLDELRPLSCGGEDTLGGYALTLIDSLDMLALLGDWEHFASSVEWIGKNLQFDINKTVSVFETTIRVLGGLLSAHLIASDYATGMKIPSYDNQLLNLAEDLARRLLPAFDTPTGIPFGSVNLLHGVDEHESKVTSTAGGGTLTLEFGVLSRLTNDPIFEQVTKNAVRGLWARRSKLNLVGAHINVFTGEWTQKDAGIGTSIDSFYEYLLKAYLLFGDEEYLFIFQEAYAAAMHYLYNDPWYVEVNMDSAAIVWPLFNSLQAFWPGLQVLAGDIDPAIQTHRAFFSVWKRYGFTPEGFNLATLSVQQGQKSYPLRPELIESTYWLYKATRDPRYLDVGRDMVASLQYGARCPCGYCHISDVEFHKQEDHMESFFLAETVKYLWLLFDLAVGPDNLVENGPYKYIFSTEGHLLPATPQISLLREHCSYIGAFCKSSDYNQESHTSDVAADPHEANGSGSNEGQVHSRFSSSSTFFESTLTSGLVKGFCPGLSHGQKFGITYLEPIDTTNQYDSANKREPNILQSHSMVVVPNQGSDYSNSSNDNDHDNLQENQ